A window of Silurus meridionalis isolate SWU-2019-XX chromosome 4, ASM1480568v1, whole genome shotgun sequence contains these coding sequences:
- the LOC124383798 gene encoding uncharacterized protein LOC124383798, with the protein MRRILCIILCAIHLPILTYASVQYVPLGNKVTLPCDVYGDQRTLKWLHRNKDNELNTIFSIISGYTFHNKLLSVRKKITRNLSLEISPFTEMDTGTYVCQVCILKNKCTDGKPVNLLPQFALKAMFIIEGDQFSYSCRYNLNPKADWRFEALGENITISVNHKWTNEGVLFIPDVHPANAGKYSYWGETSTGQQRMCSVSLCVLTVRAINLTDSPQNCTLYCDVDVDADEDDLADVLADKWNISITGRVNKPRSFLSCRLLRNVLETNKFSLVDVTATPHSYASPSDAIPSSTADRRYSSRPPVAVLISMSALFFIIIALVIFLFVLRQRADRGSRGAHRHSEIYISLKDKSNYSGKVKLLEVV; encoded by the exons ATGAGAAGAATTCTTTGTATTATCTTGTGTGCTATTCATTTGCCTATTTTAACTTATG CCTCTGTCCAGTATGTGCCACTGGGCAACAAAGTAACATTACCATGTGACGTTTATGGTGACCAAAGAACCTTGAAGTGGTTGCACAGAAACAAAGACAATGAGTTAAACACTATTTTTTCTATAATTTCGGGCTACACTTTCCATAACAAACTTCTGtcagtcagaaaaaaaattaccagGAACCTTTCTTTAGAAATCAGTCCTTTCACTGAGATGGACACGGGGACATATGTTTGCCAAGTgtgcatacttaaaaataaatgcactgaTGGCAAACCAGTAAACTTATTACCCCAGTTTG CATTAAAGGCAATGTTTATTATAGAAGGTGATCAATTCAGTTATAGCTGCCGCTACAATTTAAACCCAAAAGCGGACTGGAGATTTGAAGCTCTTGGAGAAAACATTACCATTTCTGTAAACCACAAATGGACAAATGAAGGTGTATTGTTCATTCCGGATGTTCATCCAGCTAATGCAGGCAAATACAGCTACTGGGGAGAAACATCAACTGGACAGCAAAGAATGtgttctgtgtctctgtgtgtactTACAG TCAGAGCCATAAATCTGACTGATTCTCCACAGAATTGTACCCTGTactgtgatgtagatgtggatgcaGATGAAGATGACTTGGCAGATGTATTAGCAGATAAATGGAATATCTCAATTACTGGGAGAGTAAACAAGCCAAGGAGTTTTTTGAGCTGTAGGCTGCTGAGAAATGTGTTAGAGACAAACAAATTCAGCCTTGTAGATGTCACTGCCACTCCTCACTCCT ATGCTAGTCCATCTGATGCTATTCCATCCAGTACAGCAGACAGACGGTACAGCAGCCGTCCCCCAGTAGCTGTATTAATAAGCATGTCTGCTCTTTTTTTCATCATCATCGCtcttgtaatatttttatttgttttacgaCAAAGGGCAG ACAGAGGCTCTAGAGGTGCACACAGACATTCAGAG ATATACATAAGTCTCAAGGACAAAAGCAACTATTCGGGCAAAGTGAAGCTGTTGGAGGTGGTTTAG